A genomic region of Marinobacter sp. NP-4(2019) contains the following coding sequences:
- a CDS encoding insulinase family protein, giving the protein MAAVIDNATHPAFEKLRSHRIGTLNLTVEEYRHRKTGARHLHMAADNDENVFFVALRTFPMDSTGVAHILEHTALCGSERYPVRDPFFMMIRRSLNTFMNAFTSSDWTAYPFASMNRKDFDNLLSVYLDSVFFSKLDPLDFAQEGHRLEFDKPEDPGTDLVYRGVVYNEMKGAMSAPTSQLWQNLSSHLFQTTTYHYNSGGEPDHIVDLSYDDLVKFYRHHYHPSNAIFATYGNIPAHEHHERFESLALNRFDRQDIELPVRDEKRIFAPVRVEQGYAVNEGEETSKKTHIVMGWLLGHSFELQENLEGQLLSAVLLENSASPLMRALETTDIGHAPSPMCGLEDSNREMTFVCGIEGSEPEQQRALEALVEGTLRKVVEEGVSEERLEAILHQLELHQREIAGDQFPYGLQLIMQAIAPMVHGGDPVELLDLEPVLADMREKIRDPQYVPDLIRRKLLENPHRVTLTLRPDDQLESRRQQAIRESLARRKAALTEEEVKQIVERARALEERQQRKDDDSILPKVDLTDVPLQMPEPESRYAGDIGATVYARGTNGLVYEQVVLPVPDLSEDELLLLPYYTTLIPEVGCGELDYLQMQDRISAESGGISASFSAKGGIDDVQKLSGYLIFNGKALARNRTELTRLLSDVFHGARFDETERVRELIAQIRARREQSVTGSGHALAMGAASQGMSPGAWLSFRIGGLEAIRGTKALDKALNDPTELEAFCNRLADLHRKIQRQSRQFLVIGENDQLSPMLDDLKACWQSVESTESARWTMAPVNYSTRQAWLTSTQVNFCARAYSTVAVDHEDAAALTVLGGFLRNGYLHRAIREKGGAYGGGAGQDSVNGTFRFFSYRDPRLADTLEEFDSALNWLQEADHDPQELEESILGVISQLDRPRSPAGAARHAFHNQLFGRTPEQRARFRERVLAVTLDDLKRVARQWLVPEYASTAVVTSPENRKVAEQLGLEIQEL; this is encoded by the coding sequence ATGGCTGCAGTGATCGACAACGCAACCCATCCGGCTTTTGAGAAGCTTCGCAGTCACCGGATTGGTACTCTGAACCTGACCGTTGAAGAGTATCGTCATCGCAAGACCGGCGCGCGGCATTTGCACATGGCCGCCGATAACGATGAGAACGTGTTCTTCGTGGCCTTGCGCACATTTCCGATGGATTCCACCGGTGTGGCCCATATCCTGGAGCATACCGCACTGTGCGGCAGTGAGCGTTATCCCGTGCGGGATCCCTTCTTCATGATGATCCGGCGTTCCCTAAATACCTTCATGAATGCGTTTACCAGCAGCGACTGGACGGCTTATCCGTTCGCCAGCATGAATCGCAAGGATTTCGACAACCTGTTGTCGGTGTATCTGGATTCGGTGTTCTTTTCCAAGCTGGATCCGCTGGATTTCGCCCAGGAAGGCCACCGCCTGGAGTTCGACAAGCCGGAAGATCCCGGCACGGACCTGGTCTATCGTGGAGTGGTCTACAACGAAATGAAGGGGGCCATGAGCGCGCCAACTTCCCAGTTGTGGCAGAACCTGTCCAGCCATCTGTTCCAGACCACGACGTATCACTACAACAGTGGCGGCGAGCCGGATCACATCGTGGACCTGAGTTACGATGATCTGGTGAAGTTCTACCGCCACCACTATCACCCCAGCAACGCGATTTTTGCCACCTACGGCAACATTCCGGCCCACGAGCATCACGAGCGTTTCGAGAGCCTGGCGCTGAATCGCTTTGACCGCCAGGACATCGAGCTGCCGGTCAGGGATGAAAAACGCATATTTGCGCCCGTACGGGTTGAGCAGGGGTACGCCGTTAACGAAGGGGAAGAGACCAGCAAGAAAACCCACATTGTCATGGGTTGGCTGCTGGGCCATAGCTTTGAGTTGCAGGAGAACCTGGAGGGGCAATTGCTGTCAGCGGTGCTGCTGGAGAACAGTGCCTCCCCGTTGATGCGCGCTCTGGAGACCACCGATATCGGCCATGCGCCATCTCCCATGTGCGGTCTTGAGGATTCCAACCGTGAAATGACCTTTGTCTGTGGTATCGAGGGCAGTGAACCCGAGCAGCAGAGGGCGTTGGAGGCACTGGTCGAGGGCACACTGCGCAAGGTGGTGGAAGAGGGCGTCAGTGAGGAGCGTCTTGAAGCCATCCTTCATCAACTGGAATTGCATCAGCGCGAGATTGCCGGTGATCAGTTCCCTTATGGGTTGCAACTGATCATGCAGGCCATTGCCCCCATGGTCCATGGTGGTGATCCGGTGGAATTGCTGGATCTGGAACCGGTGCTGGCGGATATGCGTGAAAAAATACGCGATCCTCAGTATGTGCCGGACCTGATCCGCAGGAAACTGCTGGAGAACCCACATCGGGTGACACTGACCCTGCGCCCGGACGACCAGTTGGAGAGCCGTCGCCAACAGGCGATTCGTGAGTCGCTGGCTCGGCGCAAGGCGGCGTTGACCGAAGAGGAGGTCAAACAGATTGTGGAGCGCGCCCGGGCACTGGAAGAGCGCCAGCAGCGTAAGGATGACGATTCCATTCTGCCGAAGGTGGATCTGACGGATGTGCCCCTGCAGATGCCGGAGCCGGAAAGCCGGTACGCCGGCGATATCGGGGCGACGGTCTATGCCCGTGGCACCAACGGCCTGGTCTACGAGCAGGTTGTCCTGCCGGTGCCTGACTTGAGCGAAGACGAGCTGTTGCTGCTGCCTTACTACACCACGCTGATCCCTGAGGTGGGCTGTGGGGAGCTGGATTATCTGCAGATGCAGGATCGAATTTCGGCGGAATCCGGTGGAATCAGCGCCTCTTTCTCCGCGAAAGGCGGCATTGACGATGTTCAGAAGCTGTCCGGGTACCTGATTTTTAACGGTAAGGCCCTGGCCCGCAATCGGACCGAGCTGACCCGCTTGTTGAGCGATGTGTTTCATGGCGCCCGCTTTGACGAGACCGAGCGGGTGCGCGAGCTGATTGCCCAGATCCGCGCCCGCCGTGAGCAGTCGGTGACCGGCAGTGGCCATGCCCTCGCCATGGGGGCGGCCTCCCAGGGGATGAGCCCGGGGGCCTGGCTGTCGTTCCGCATTGGTGGTCTGGAGGCGATACGTGGTACCAAGGCCTTGGACAAGGCGCTTAACGATCCCACCGAGCTGGAAGCGTTTTGCAACAGGCTGGCGGACCTGCATCGCAAGATCCAGAGGCAGTCGCGGCAGTTCCTGGTCATCGGCGAAAATGACCAGCTCAGTCCAATGCTGGATGACCTGAAGGCGTGCTGGCAGTCAGTCGAATCTACGGAATCCGCTCGCTGGACAATGGCTCCGGTTAACTACAGCACTCGCCAGGCCTGGCTCACGTCTACCCAGGTAAATTTCTGTGCCAGGGCGTACAGCACGGTGGCGGTGGATCATGAAGATGCCGCAGCATTGACCGTCCTGGGCGGCTTCCTGCGTAATGGCTACCTGCATCGGGCGATTCGCGAGAAAGGCGGAGCCTACGGCGGTGGCGCCGGCCAGGACAGCGTCAACGGTACGTTCCGGTTTTTCTCCTACCGCGATCCGCGGCTTGCAGATACCCTCGAGGAATTTGACAGCGCTCTGAACTGGCTGCAGGAAGCAGACCATGATCCTCAGGAACTCGAAGAATCCATCCTCGGGGTGATTAGCCAGCTGGACCGCCCCCGCTCTCCGGCGGGTGCGGCGAGACATGCCTTCCATAACCAGTTGTTTGGCCGTACCCCTGAGCAGCGCGCCAGATTCCGGGAGCGTGTATTGGCGGTGACGCTGGATGACCTGAAGCGGGTTGCGCGCCAATGGCTGGTGCCGGAATATGCCAGCACCGCCGTGGTGACCAGTCCGGAAAACCGTAAGGTAGCGGAACAGCTGGGGCTGGAAATTCAGGAATTATAA
- a CDS encoding PEGA domain-containing protein, giving the protein MVDARPLLFINALALMLMVTAGFASIHQDTSVVEEVTAEPEAPNVILADTAAEPENSPPPPDTPSIETVNITPPPAEGRVRNLPDVEPFTIPPMPDASEAVALAEPESTQEPKPVAQPEPTTASLVLRSNVIGDTVTINGRDYGATRLDLELAPGTYDVTISKAGFKPWSQTIAMKAGQTKTLVGRLKAYTTVNFREGIWIGGVKTGDGTYQDSEGLYEGHFVDGDFHGQGTLRRANGDILTGEWSEGQLNGHGSLTTADGMLYVGGFRDGEFHGQGSLTYPDGRHYEGEFSNGDFHGAGAEVFADGKKYEGGYIDGKFHGEGLLRNPNGSSIEATFKHGEPYGQVRLTTAAGEVFTARTTEPGVCYREKSYRATQCPPLEGW; this is encoded by the coding sequence ATGGTCGACGCCCGACCACTGCTATTCATCAATGCACTGGCCCTGATGCTAATGGTCACGGCGGGGTTTGCCTCGATCCACCAGGATACGTCAGTAGTTGAGGAGGTCACTGCGGAACCGGAAGCCCCGAACGTCATCCTTGCAGACACCGCCGCGGAACCTGAAAACTCCCCTCCTCCACCGGACACCCCAAGTATCGAAACGGTGAACATTACGCCACCTCCCGCCGAGGGAAGGGTTCGCAACCTTCCGGACGTGGAGCCCTTCACCATCCCTCCCATGCCAGATGCCTCTGAGGCGGTGGCGCTGGCCGAGCCGGAGAGCACACAAGAACCAAAGCCTGTCGCGCAACCGGAGCCCACAACCGCCTCCCTGGTCCTGCGCTCTAACGTTATCGGCGATACCGTCACCATCAACGGTCGTGACTATGGTGCCACCCGCCTCGACCTGGAGCTGGCTCCAGGCACATATGACGTCACCATCAGCAAAGCCGGATTCAAACCCTGGAGTCAAACCATCGCCATGAAAGCCGGGCAGACAAAGACCCTGGTCGGCAGGCTGAAGGCCTATACCACGGTGAACTTCCGCGAGGGCATCTGGATTGGCGGCGTAAAGACCGGTGACGGCACCTACCAGGACAGTGAAGGGCTATACGAAGGCCACTTCGTAGATGGTGACTTTCACGGCCAGGGAACGTTGAGGCGCGCCAACGGCGACATCCTGACAGGCGAATGGTCAGAAGGTCAGCTGAATGGCCATGGCTCCCTCACTACGGCAGACGGGATGCTCTACGTTGGCGGCTTCCGCGACGGCGAATTCCACGGCCAGGGCAGCCTGACCTACCCCGACGGCCGCCATTACGAGGGCGAATTCTCCAATGGTGATTTCCACGGCGCCGGTGCCGAAGTGTTTGCCGACGGGAAGAAATATGAAGGTGGCTACATTGACGGCAAGTTCCACGGCGAGGGCCTGCTTCGCAACCCCAATGGCAGCTCCATTGAGGCCACCTTCAAACACGGCGAACCCTACGGACAGGTTCGTCTGACAACCGCGGCCGGCGAGGTTTTCACCGCCCGCACCACGGAACCCGGTGTCTGTTATCGAGAAAAGAGTTACCGGGCAACCCAGTGCCCGCCACTGGAAGGCTGGTAA